The Actinomyces viscosus genome segment GAGGCCGAACTTCTGGTCCTCGTGGGCGGTGGAGATGTACTCGTGCCCGCCGGCGTGGATACCGGTGGTCAGGCGCACCATGACCTTGCCGGTCTCCTCGGGCCCGTAGACGCCACTGGCACGCAGGTCACGCACGGCACGGACGGCAAGCTCGATCTCCTCGAGGGAGTCGAGGACAACGTGGCCCAGGTGATGGGTGAGGGCGACGGCGATCTCCGCCTGCGTCTTGCCGTTGCCGTGCAGGCCCACACGGGTGGCGGCCATAGTGGCCTCCACCCCGTCCACCTCCTGCAGGGCGGCGAGGGACACCGCGAGCTCGCCGCGGCTGGCCGCGTCGATGCCCATGCCCTCCTCCAGGACCCACCGGGCGACCGTGGTGGTGAGGAAGGCCTTGCCGGCGTAGAAGGCCTCACCGCCGCGCAGTCCGTACCCGGACCAGAACTCCTCGGCCACGGCGGCGCTCCAGGCGGCGGCGCGGCCGCGCAGGTCAGCCTCGTCCAGGACGAAGACGGGGCTGGGGGCGTCGGTGAGGATCTCGGAGACACTCAGCCCGCCCAGGGCGAGCTCGCCGTCGGGTGTACGCCGTGCGGTCGTTGGCCACAGGTCGGGGCGGTCCTCGGGCTCGGGGCAGGCCAGGGCCCCAAGTGGCGGCTCACCGGCGGGAATCTGGTTCGTCATGGTGTCACATCCTCTCAGGTGCGGAGACGCCCAGCAGGCCGAGTCCGTTGGCCAGGACCTGCCCGACGGCGTCGTTGAGCCACAGGCGGGCTACGTGGCCGGCGTTGACGGCGTCGTCCCCACGGGGGGTGACGCGGGTGGCGCCGTACCAGGTGTGGTAGGCGGCGGCCAGCTGCTCGAGGTAGCGGGCCACGCGGTGCTGCTCGCGCAGGGAGGCGGCCTGAGCCACGGTGGCGGGGAACTGGGCCAGGACCCCCAGCAGGGCGGCGTCGGCCGGGTCGTCCAGGGCCGAAGGCTCGAAGGGGGCCTCATTCGGGTCGCGGCTCACACCGTGCTCGGCAGCGTTACGGGCCACGTTGCGGGTGCGGGCGTGGGCGTACTGGACGTAGTAGACGGGGTTGTCGGAGGTGGAGGAGGCCAGCAGGTCCAGGTCGATGTCGATCATGGAGTCCATGGAGGAGCGGGCCAGGGCGTAGCGGGCGGCGTCCACGCCGACGGCGTCGACCAGGTCCTCCAGGGTGACGATGGTGCCGGCTCGCTTGGACATGCGCACCGGGACGCCGTTGCGCACGAGGTTGACGAGCTGGCCGATGAGGATCTGCATGTTGGTGCCAGGGGTGTCCCCGAAGGCCGCGCACATGGCCATCATCCGGCCGATGTAGCCGTGGTGGTCGGCGCCCAGCAGGTAGATGGCGCAGTCGGCGCCGCGCTCGCGCTTGTCCAGGTAGTAGGCGAGGTCGGCGGCGAAGTAGGCGGCGTTACCGTCGGACTTGATGAGGACACGGTCCTTGTCGTCGCCGAAGTCGGTGGTGCGCAGCCAGGTGGCGCCGTCGCGCTCCTCGATGACGCCCCGCTCGCGCAGGCGGGCGATGGCGCGCTCGACGGCGCCGGAGGTGTGCAGGGAGTCCTCGTGGAAGAAGACGTCGAAGTCGGAGCGGAAGGCATGGAGCTCGGCCTTGACGGCGGCGAACATGAGGTCGACGCCGCGGGCCCGGAAGACCTCGGCGGCCTCGCCGTCGGGCAGGGTGGCCGGGTCGGGGCGGCCGGCGGCCAGCTCGTCGGCGGTCACCTGCTGGGCGATCTCGCCGATGTAGGCGCCGCCGTAGCCGTCCTCGGGGGTCTCCTGGCCGCGTGCGGAGGCCAGCAGGGAGCGGGCGAAGCGGTCGATCTGGGTGCCGTGGTCGTTGAAGTAGTACTCGCGGGTGACGGTGGCGCCGCAGGCGGCCAGGATCCGGGCCAGGGAGTCGCCGACGGCGGCCCAGCGGGCGCCGCCCAGGTGCACCGGGCCGGTGGGGTTGGCCGAGACGTACTCGAGGTTGATGTGCTGGCCGCTCAGGGAGTCGTTGCGACCGTAGGCCTCGCCGGCCTCGACGATGGAGCGGGCGAGCTCACCGGCGCTGGCGGCGTCCAGACGGATGTTGAGGAAGCCGGGGCCGGCGACCTCCACGGAGGCGACGCCGTCGAGGGCCTCAAGGCGGGGAACGAGGAGATCCGCCAGATCGCGCGGCTTGGTGCCCGCCTTCTTGGCCAGCTGCATGGCGACGTTGGTGGACCAGTCGCC includes the following:
- the argS gene encoding arginine--tRNA ligase → MTPEELAAAIRTVLEEASAEGSLALPAAEIPDPRVERPRNRDHGDWSTNVAMQLAKKAGTKPRDLADLLVPRLEALDGVASVEVAGPGFLNIRLDAASAGELARSIVEAGEAYGRNDSLSGQHINLEYVSANPTGPVHLGGARWAAVGDSLARILAACGATVTREYYFNDHGTQIDRFARSLLASARGQETPEDGYGGAYIGEIAQQVTADELAAGRPDPATLPDGEAAEVFRARGVDLMFAAVKAELHAFRSDFDVFFHEDSLHTSGAVERAIARLRERGVIEERDGATWLRTTDFGDDKDRVLIKSDGNAAYFAADLAYYLDKRERGADCAIYLLGADHHGYIGRMMAMCAAFGDTPGTNMQILIGQLVNLVRNGVPVRMSKRAGTIVTLEDLVDAVGVDAARYALARSSMDSMIDIDLDLLASSTSDNPVYYVQYAHARTRNVARNAAEHGVSRDPNEAPFEPSALDDPADAALLGVLAQFPATVAQAASLREQHRVARYLEQLAAAYHTWYGATRVTPRGDDAVNAGHVARLWLNDAVGQVLANGLGLLGVSAPERM